From the genome of Carassius gibelio isolate Cgi1373 ecotype wild population from Czech Republic chromosome A16, carGib1.2-hapl.c, whole genome shotgun sequence, one region includes:
- the LOC128030655 gene encoding RING finger protein 151 has translation MGYDLERFVGYVNEGLLCCVCRDVLEDPLQAPCEHAFCSSCIHGWLIHHNNCPEDRLPLDITHLRPLFRYMRNDLAKLQVRCVFRPQGCEVICALESLHRHEEQCDYALLNCSNAGCPVQVSRRSLEAHLCVCEYSSRVCASGCGYTIINTEEAQHNCVSELRAELDMLRAELNCKVEEVKQEMESRLDSQRRHMVQKESLLRIEVDELKGQLSRVMSDVRVLLGAERARRQELERAELEKAELLELLKKEGLRPATPSEAAPPPAEVQRKHSSRSLALDCIKRKNREVTVI, from the exons ATGGGGTACGATCTAGAACGTTTTGTAGGCTATGTGAACGAAGGTCTGCTGTGCTGTGTGTGTCGGGACGTGTTAGAAGATCCTTTGCAGGCTCCGTGTGAACATGCCTTCTGCAGCTCCTGTATTCATGGATGGCTCATCCACCATAACAACTGTCCAGAGGACCGCTTGCCTTTAGACATCACACATCTACGCCCGCTATTCAG ATACATGAGGAATGATTTAGCAAAGCTGCAGGTGAGGTGTGTGTTTCGGCCACAAGGTTGTGAGGTCATATGTGCTCTGGAGTCTCTTCATCGGCATGAGGAACAGTGTGATTACGCTTTGCTGAACTGCAGTAATGCAG GCTGCCCGGTTCAGGTGTCGAGACGCTCTCTGGAagctcatctgtgtgtgtgtgaatacagcAGTAGAGTCTGTGCAAGCGGCTGTGGATACACAATCATAAACACAGAGGAGGCCCAACATAACTGTGTGTCAGAATTACGAGCCGAGCTGGACATGCTCAG GGCAGAATTAAACTGCAAAGTTGAAGAGGTGAAGCAAGAAATGGAATCTCGCTTGGATTCCCAAAGACGACACATGGTGCAGAAGGAGAGTCTGCTGAGGATTGAAGTGGATGAACTGAAG ggcCAGCTGTCCCGCGTCATGTCAGATGTCCGTGTTCTGCTGGGTGCAGAGAGAGCGCGCAGACAAGAGCTGGAGAGGGCGGAGCTTGAGAAGGCAGAGCTTCTTGAACTTTTAAAAAAGGAGGGGCTCAGACCAGCCACGCCTTCTGAAGCAGCACCGCCCCCTGCTGAGGTGCAGAGAAAGCACAGCTCAAGAAGCCTAGCTTTGGACTGCATCAAAAGGAAGAATAGAGAGGTGACAGTCATCTGA
- the LOC128030628 gene encoding DNA repair and recombination protein RAD54B, producing MRRSGAPSQLRGNAAKKPRFMPPGPARTDGPPLSVPQPEPSVPSAAPTTPALGNVLLNKVQRCLSSADAPAVSNAPVGSKALVRVLSAVPHGECKENSFRSPGPDFPEPEQPAETDSKTCSSQPNTHASCTANACYYSVMWCKASSRKHKRWEGDAVLVARGRTVVLKDMEGRDIGRGSGYKASELESLCEGQTLMVGGKQIEVMGVISKEDYAKGRCFQDAPVETPAETVLKAPVYRPVSKSFTRPALKGGALTDSEPEKPICKPRHDPNAPGALVMPRPTTDHQWLNNKSGSPLVDVVIDPHLTNHLRPHQREGVIFLYECLMGMRLPGRCGAILADEMGLGKTLQCVCILWTLLRQGPYGGRPVLKRALVVCPGSLVKNWAAEFNKWLGRERISVYTVDQDHRVEDFVSSPLCSVMVISYEMLLRSVDQLKELDFGVLICDEGHRLKNSNIKTSSAVTALSCERRLILTGTPVQNDLQEFYSIVEFVNPGILGTSSAYRKIYEEPILRSRQPTCTEEERSIGEERAAELFRLTGVFTLRRTQEIINQYLSERIEWTVFCKPTELQLRLYGVLLATRPIRACLSGASTHTYTHSPHLACITALKKLCNHPALLYKTLQKSDEMYEDGIMELFPEGYSTGAFNTADSGKLLVLTDLLSAIQNVNRTDRVVLVSNYTQTLDLLQEVCDHIGYKWCRLDGQTPVAQRQRIVDSFNSPHSSNFLLLLSSKAGGVGLNLIGASHLVLYDIDWNPANDIQAMARVWRDGQKKTVHTYRFLTTGSIEEKIYQRQVSKQGLSGTVVDLSKKAEHISFSAEELRDLFSFDPNTTCLTHNLLDCQCTGDGNTPGFVKEIEEETGRACQLGRHADSTASFPQRVSMSELMHWRHFSGDVQSYDDIYLNQARNHITYAFQSTTSKSQTTV from the exons ATGCGCCGATCTGGAGCTCCGAGTCAGCTCCGTGGAAATGCTGCTAAGAAACCCAGGTTTATGCCCCCAGGGCCGGCGAGGACTGATGGACCACCTTTATCTGTTCCCCAACCAGAGCCATCAGTACCGTCAGCAGCACCTACCACACCTGCTTTGGGGAATGTTTTGCTCAATAAG GTCCAGAGGTGTTTGAGTAGTGCAGATGCTCCAGCTGTGTCTAATGCTCCAGTTGGCAGTAAAGCTTTAGTCCGGGTCCTGAGTGCTGTTCCTCATGGTGAATGTAAGGAAAACAGCTTCAGGTCTCCAGGACCTGACTTTCCAGAACCTGAACAACCAGCAGAAACGGACTCAAAAACCTGCTCATCACAGCCAAATACACATGCCAGCTGCACAGCTAATG catgCTACTATAGTGTCATGTGGTGCAAGGCGTCATCACGGAAGCATAAGCGCTGGGAAGGCGACGCTGTGTTGGTTGCCAGGGGGCGGACTGTTGTCCTTAAAGATATGGAGGGGCGGGACATTGGACGAG GTTCGGGCTACAAGGCATCTGAGCTGGAGAGCTTGTGTGAGGGACAGACTCTTATGGTAGGAGGGAAGCAAATTGAGGTCATGGGGGTCATATCCAAAGAGGACTACGCCAAAGGCCGTTGTTTTCAAGATGCTCCGGTTGAGACTCCTGCAGAAACGGTCTTGAAGGCTCCTGTATATCGACCGGTGTCCAAATCCTTTACCAGACCAGCACTCAAGGGAGGTGCACTTACAGATTCTGAACCTGAGAAACCCATCTGTAAACCCAGACATGACCCGAACGCACCAG GTGCCCTTGTGATGCCGCGTCCAACTACCGATCACCAGTGGCTGAATAATAAATCTGGTTCTCCACTGGTGGATGTGGTTATTGACCCCCACTTGACCAATCATCTTCGGCCACATCAGAGAGAGGGTGTGATCTTCCTTTATGAATGCTTAATGggaatgag actTCCTGGCCGCTGTGGGGCTATTCTGGCAGATGAGATGGGACTGGGAAAGACGCTACAGTGTGTTTGCATTCTTTGGACACTACTGAGGCAGGGCCCCTATGGTGGACGGCCTGTACTGAAGAGGGCACTTGTGGTTTGCCCGGGAAGTTTGGTCAAGAATTGGGCTGCTGAGTTCAACAAGTGGCTGGGCAGGGAGAGGATCAGTGTTTACACTGTGGACCAG GATCACCGTGTGGAGGACTTTGTGTCTTCTCCTCTTTGCTCTGTCATGGTGATCAGTTACGAGATGCTGTTGCGCTCTGTGGACCAACTGAAAGAGCTGGATTTCGGAGTGCTCATCTGTGATGAGGGTCATCGTCTTAAAAACAGCAACATCAAAACGAGCAGTGCAGTCACAGCCCTCTCATGTGAACGCCGTCTTATATTAACAG GTACTCCAGTGCAGAATGACCTGCAGGAATTTTATTCCATCGTTGAGTTTGTAAATCCAGGAATTCTGGGAACATCTTCAGCCTACAGGAAGATTTATGAAGAGCCCATTCTCAGATCTCGCCAGCCTACCTGCACTGAG GAAGAGCGGTCCATTGGAGAGGAGCGTGCCGCTGAGCTGTTTCGTCTAACAGGTGTGTTTACATTAAGGCGCACTCAGGAGATCATTAATCAGTATTTATCCGAGCGGATAGAGTGGACTGTATTCTGCAAACCCACTGAACTGCAGCTACGTTTGTACGGAGTCCTCCTGGCCACACGGCCAATCAGAGCCTGCCTATCTGGTGccagcacacacacttacacacacagccCACACCTCGCATGCATCACTGCCCTCAAGAAACTCTGCAACCACCCTGCGCTGCTCTACAAGACTTTACAG AAGTCGGATGAGATGTATGAGGATGGAATAATGGAACTCTTTCCGGAGGGGTACTCTACAGGTGCCTTCAACACTGCAGACTCTGGAAAACTTCTAGTGCTAACAGACCTGCTGTCAGCAATACAGAACGTCAATCGCACAGACAG GGTTGTTTTGGTGTCCAACTACACACAAACTCTTGACCTACTGCAGGAGGTCTGTGATCATATTGGCTATAAATGGTGTCGGCTTGATGGACAGACCCCTGTAGCCCAGCGACAACGAATTGTTGATTCCTTCAACAGCCCACACTCATCCAACTTCCTGTTGCTACTCAGCTCCAAGGCTGGAGGGGTGGGACTGAACCTCATTGGTGCCTCCCATCTTGTTTTATATGATATAGACTGGAACCCTGCCAATGACATACAG GCCATGGCAAGAGTGTGGCGAGATGGacagaagaaaacagttcacACCTACAGATTTCTTACAACAG GTTCTATAGAAGAGAAGATTTATCAGAGGCAGGTGAGTAAACAGGGCCTTTCTGGGACAGTGGTGGACCTTTCCAAGAAAGCTGAGCATATTAGCTTTTCTGCTGAAGAGCTACGGGACCTTTTCAGTTTTGACCCAAATACCACCTGCCTCACACACAACCTGCTAGACTGCCAGTGCACTGGAGATGGAAATACACCAG GTTTTGTGAAGGAGATCGAGGAGGAGACTGGGAGGGCATGTCAACTGGGTCGCCATGCTGACAGCACGGCATCATTTCCACAACGAGTCAGCATGTCCGAGCTCATGCACTGGAGGCATTTCTCTGGAGATGTTCAGTCTTACGATGATATTTACCTAAATCAGGCCCGTAACCACATCACATATGCCTTTCAAAGCACCACTTCCAAATCCCAAACCACGGTCTAA
- the LOC128030657 gene encoding GTP-binding protein GEM-like yields the protein MTLLASMRRHSIRVQHHLHRWSICGTDGGQLLSDAFSRSDIGMSRSSSCSSASSDSALSTESATPASVGPFTVVLLGDHGVGKSALASIFAGASDSMGSECELYGGEVFDQTITVDGERATVTLLDMWGSQDEDSWTQERCLQTGDAFIIVYAITDRSSFLRAADLRIQLRSQCGDDRTPIILVGNKCDLVRCREVSISEGRSSAAVFDCKFIETSAAMQHNVWPMFEGIIRQLRLQRDSTETLSRCCSLQKRRESLPKKAKRFINRIIAKKNKQAAFKLKSKSCHDLMSV from the exons ATGACTCTGCTGGCGAGCATGCGGCGCCACAGTATCCGCGTTCAGCATCACCTGCACCGGTGGAGCATCTGCGGGACGGACGGAGGACAGCTGCTGAGCGATGCTTTCTCGCGTTCCGACATCGGTATGTCCAGGTCCAGTTCCTGCTCGTCCGCCTCTTCAGACTCCGCTCTCTCCACCGAGTCTGCGACTCCAGCTTCGGTTGGACCGTTCACTGTTGTCCTGCTCGGAGACCACGGCGTCGGGAAGTCCGCGCTCGCGAGTATATTCGCCGGAGCATCGGACAGCATGGGCAGCGAGTGCGAGTTATATGGAG GTGAAGTATTTGATCAGACAATAACAGTAGATGGTGAGAGGGCCACCGTTACCCTACTGGACATGTGGGGTTCACAG GATGAGGACAGCTGGACGCAGGAGCGTTGTTTGCAGACAGGAGATGCTTTCATTATAGTTTATGCCATAACAGATCGTTCAAGCTTCCTTCGCGCAGCAGATCTTCGTATTCAGCTTCGGAGTCAGTGTGGAGACGACCGCACTCCTATCATCCTCGTCGGCAATAAATGTGACCTGGTTCGCTGCAGAGAAGTGTCCATTAGTG aGGGCCGTTCATCTGCTGCTGTCTTTGACTGTAAGTTCATTGAGACGTCAGCAGCAATGCAACACAACGTCTGGCCGATGTTTGAGGGCATCATTCGCCAGCTCCGTTTACAAAGAGACAGCACAGAGACCCTCAGCAGATGTTGTTCTCTTCAAAAGCGCAGAGAGAGTCTCCCAAAGAAAGCCAAGCGTTTCATTAACAGAATTATTGCTAAGAAGAACAAGCAAGCAGCCTTTAAACTCAAGTCCAAATCATGTCATGACCTGATGAGTGTATAG
- the LOC128030652 gene encoding fibrinogen silencer-binding protein: MSTLFMSNSMVGKARSSNFTLSEKLDLLRLVQPHIRILEEHTNKHAVIVDKNRCWDSIAESYNSFGGERPPRTAQGLRTLYKRLKESAKQEVLQRSHAQPEYRSSISEPTKRIMEMIPQLFHVGDKEPNALHRLQFKRNSPVEQPGSSLSLPALSDYLTVAAVRVETEEDVKPPPDIRLIASHSSPVTIATPSSQAHHGPNERENEVVEEEEDEEEELASHVYAASLSPCPSSVHLPPSPSGHGPRRSAYQRGRAMFRNPVFEAEALQMMREEHELLLANHRKLGLYLEEKREGLKRKQQLEEELLRSRVKVEKVRAARLRQGLALM; encoded by the exons ATGTCTACCTTATTCATGTCAAACAGCATGGTCGGCAAAGCCCGCTCCTCCAACTTCACCCTATCTGAGAAACTGGATCTTCTGCGGCTGGTCCAGCCTCACATACGCATTCTGGAGGAGCACACCAACAAGCATGCCGTGATCGTGGATAAGAACCGGTGCTGGGACAGCATAGCAGAAAGCTATAATAGTTTCGGAGGCGAGAGGCCTCCTAGAACAGCTCAGGGCCTCCGCACCCTCTATAAGCGACTTAAAGAAAGTGCCAAGCAGGAAGTTCTTCAGCGAAGCCACGCTCAACCCGAGTACCGGAGCAGCATCTCGGAGCCAACCAAGCGCATCATGGAAATGATACCTCAACTGTTTCACGTGGGGGACAAAGAGCCGAACGCACTCCACAG GCTTCAGTTCAAGAGGAATTCTCCTGTAGAGCAGCCAGGCAGCAGTTTGTCCCTCCCAGCATTGTCGGACTATCTGACGGTTGCGGCTGTGAGGGTGGAGACTGAGGAGGATGTGAAACCACCTCCTGATATTCGCCTGATCGCATCTCACAGTTCACCTGTCACCATCGCCACCCCGAGCAGCCAGGCCCACCACGGACCGAACGAGAGGGAAAATGAAGTAGtggaagaggaggaagatgaggaggaggaattaGCCTCCCATGTGTATGCGGCCTCTCTGTCTCCATGCCCCTCTTCCGTACACCTGCCACCCTCGCCGTCGGGACACGGCCCCAGGAGGAGCGCGTATCAGAGGGGGAGGGCAATGTTCAGGAATCCCGTTTTTGAGGCAGAAGCTCTGCAGATGATGCGAGAGGAGCATGAGCTGCTTCTGGCCAATCACCGAAAGCTTGGATTATATCTAGAGGAGAAGAGGGAGGGGCTTAAGAGAAAGCAACAGCTGGAGGAGGAGCTACTCCGGTCAAGGGTCAAAGTAGAGAAAGTGAGGGCGGCCAGGCTACGCCAAGGACTAGCATTAATGTGA